The genomic window TGGACATTCAGGCTTGCAGGTGGGGGAAGTTAAGAAGAGATGGAGCAAGACGTAGAAGAAAAAACCCAGAAGGGAATGTAGGAGCCACAGGAGCCAAATGAGTGGGAGCCAGAAAAGAAATGccaaagaaaagtgaaaatactGCCGAGTCTCCTCCCCACAGGCACGCGCCACCGCACACAGACATGGAGGCACTGCAGAAGTTTCCCTTGAcagcagttttattttattggaaAGTAAAACTCAGTTCCTGAACCCCCACGGAGCACAGGGTCATTGGCAGGGGTGACTTGTCCTGGGGGATCACCAGCCGCTCACCAGGACACAGAAAGGAGAGTATATGGGTCACATCTATCGTCAGCCACTGCTGGTGGGGCAGGGCTTGGCCAGGGAAGGGGTGCCTGGAGCCACACCCCAAGTGCAtgcagaggaggaaggggagacgAATGAAGGAGGGCGCGAGGGTCTCAGTGTTGGcccagggcagaggcagggagcTCTGGCCCAAGCGCTTCAGTAACTGTGAGTAGACTTGTCCAGCTCGCTGTGCTGCTCCTTCTGGGACTCAGTCACCACCTGCTGGAGGCGAGGCGTGTGAGGGGCGCCGGCCCTTCAGCACCACCCTTCTTTCAGCTCCGCTGCACAACCTGCCGAGGTTCCACGGCTCCCCTGGGTCGCCGACCGCCCACCCCCAGAACcacccactccctacacccaagGATCAGATGCAGCCAGTCTGGGGCCCAGAAATCAGCCGGGAAAGGCTGTGGTCCTGGGATGAGGATCCCGTCTCACCTCCCCGTCCCGGGTCTCAATGGTCTTAATCAGAACCATCTTCCGGCTGTGGCTGTCCGGGGCAGGCTCCACCTCAGGCGCTGGAGAAAGCGGGGTGAGGAGTGTTAGCGGGCAGGCTTGGGATTCCTCTCCCGTGGGGCCCCAATTCCTGGCTGTGGGCAACCATAATCCAGGAAGGACCCTGAGGCGAGCCACAGCGAGATCCCATCAGAAAAGGACAAGGGGGCGGCACGTGTCGGCAGCCAGGTGGGGGACTCACCGGTCGTCCTTATACTTAGGGAGGCAAAGGAATGGACGGGCACGGAGATCCTAGGGCGAAGCCAGTGGTCAGCTCCCCGGCCCGGCGTCCTGCTCCCCTCGCCTCCCACCGGGGCTGCGCGCTCCCCACCCGCGGAGGCCCGCGCACCGGCTCTCCTCGCCCTCCAGCAGCTTGCGGTAGGTGGCGATCTCGATGTCCAGGGCCATCTTGACGTTGAGCAGCTCCTGGTACTCACGCAGGTGCCGCGCCATCTCCTCCTTGAGCTGCCGCAGCTCCTCCTCGAGGCGCGCGGCGCCCGCCTGGTAGCCGCCCGCCTCCAGCGCGAACTGCTCCTCCAGCTCCCGCAGCTGCCGCAGCAGCGCCTCGTTCTGGGGGCGGAGGGAGGCGGTGGAGCAGccgcgccccccgcgcgccccccgcgcgccccccggGGCCCCGGCGCGCAGCCGCTACCCACCGTGCCGCGCAGCCCGTCCACCTCGCACGTCAGGCTCTGGATCTGGCGTCGCGACTCGTTCATCTCCTGCTTGGCCTGGCGCAGGGCCTCGTGGTTCCGGTTGGCGGCGTCGGACAGGTCCGCGTACTGGCAAGGGGAAGTCACCCCGGGGCGTGAGCGGGCGGGGGCACGCCCCCACCCCGGCGCCCCCTCCCGGACCCCGGCGGGCTCCCGCACCTTGGACTTGTACCACTCCTCCGCCTCCTGCAGGTTCTTGGCCGCGATGTTCTCGTACTGCGCGCGGATGTCCCGCAGCGCCGCCGTCAGCTCCGGCTTCACCGTCGCCTCCACCTCCACCTGCTGCAGCTGCTGGCTCTCCACGTTGACCTGCAGGTCCCGCAGCTCCTGCGGCCCAGGGCAGCCACACGCCAAGTCGGCCGCGCAGATCCCACGCGGGCCGCGCGCGGAAAAGTGAAGAAACACGCGAATTAACAGAAAGGGGGCGCCAGGGAGCGCAGCGCGCAAAGGCtcgcgcgccccgcgccccggcggGGCTACGCAATGCTCCAGGGGTGCGGCGCCGATCCTCGCCACCAGGGGGCGCAGGGGTGGGACTCAAACTACCTGTAGAAGCGGGTTAAGGGACTGCGTCTACGCAGCGAGCTCACTTTACGTCCTCGCGACCATTCATCTGCTCCACCCAGCAGCCTCCTGCTCGTCGCCTCCACCGCTCCAACAAAGCCGCACCCAATCGCCTCCCCCAGCCGCCCCTGACATCCGGgcccgccccagccctgcccacctcGTCGTGCAGCTTCTTCAGGAACTCAATCTCATCCATCAGAGACTCAATCTTGCGCTCCAGCTCCAGGCGGGACAGGGTGGCGTCGTCCACGTCCTTTATGGGGTgttagtggggggtgggggtggttcaagaggagggaggggctgtTCAGGTTAGGGAACGTCCAGGATCTCCCTGTCCGCCTTTCCTGGGCGCGCGCACAGATCCACCCTGATACGCGGGCCGGGGACAGGGGTGGGGAGCGGGGCTCGACGTGGGGGCCCGGGCTCACCTTGCGGAAGAGCACGAGGTTGTGCTCCGCGTCCTCCCGCTTGCGCGTCTCTTCCTCCAACCTGGCGGGAGGAGTGGGCAGAGGCTGAGGGGCGGAGGCACCACCCAGCTTTCGCCCCAACCGCGCCCTCTGGGGTCCGGGGTGGAGGCTGCCGCTGCCCAAGCATCTGAGGAGGAGGCTTCAGGTTGCCTGGTGGAATTGTCCCCATTTTCGAACAGGCTGGGAGCTGAGAAGGGGTCCCCTTTATACACAGGAGAGCATAAAATAGCCCCACCACCCCCCAGGGGctcagaacaatttttttttttggggggtggtggtggtggtggtggcttgGAGCCCGCGGGGGGCGGGCATGCCCATACCCGGGCTGGCCCGGGGAGCCACACCTCGGGCTGctgtgcggggaaggggaggcggAGCAGCCGCCCC from Dasypus novemcinctus isolate mDasNov1 chromosome 12, mDasNov1.1.hap2, whole genome shotgun sequence includes these protein-coding regions:
- the PRPH gene encoding peripherin isoform X2 — protein: MSHPSGLRASVSSTSYRRAFGPPPSLSPGAFSYSSGSRFSSSRLLGSASPGSSVRLGSFRGPRAGAGTLLRLPSERLDFSMAEALNQEFLATRSNEKQELQELNDRFANFIEKVRFLEQQNAALRGELSQARGQEPARADQLCQQELRELRRELELLGRERDRVQLERDGLAEDLAALKQRLEEETRKREDAEHNLVLFRKDVDDATLSRLELERKIESLMDEIEFLKKLHDEELRDLQVNVESQQLQQVEVEATVKPELTAALRDIRAQYENIAAKNLQEAEEWYKSKYADLSDAANRNHEALRQAKQEMNESRRQIQSLTCEVDGLRGTNEALLRQLRELEEQFALEAGGYQAGAARLEEELRQLKEEMARHLREYQELLNVKMALDIEIATYRKLLEGEESRISVPVHSFASLSIRTTAPEVEPAPDSHSRKMVLIKTIETRDGEVVTESQKEQHSELDKSTHSY
- the PRPH gene encoding peripherin isoform X1; the protein is MSHPSGLRASVSSTSYRRAFGPPPSLSPGAFSYSSGSRFSSSRLLGSASPGSSVRLGSFRGPRAGAGTLLRLPSERLDFSMAEALNQEFLATRSNEKQELQELNDRFANFIEKVRFLEQQNAALRGELSQARGQEPARADQLCQQELRELRRELELLGRERDRVQLERDGLAEDLAALKQRLEEETRKREDAEHNLVLFRKDVDDATLSRLELERKIESLMDEIEFLKKLHDEELRDLQVNVESQQLQQVEVEATVKPELTAALRDIRAQYENIAAKNLQEAEEWYKSKYADLSDAANRNHEALRQAKQEMNESRRQIQSLTCEVDGLRGTNEALLRQLRELEEQFALEAGGYQAGAARLEEELRQLKEEMARHLREYQELLNVKMALDIEIATYRKLLEGEESRISVPVHSFASLSIRTTAPEVEPAPDSHSRKMVLIKTIETRDGEQVVTESQKEQHSELDKSTHSY
- the PRPH gene encoding peripherin isoform X3 — protein: MSHPSGLRASVSSTSYRRAFGPPPSLSPGAFSYSSGSRFSSSRLLGSASPGSSVRLGSFRGPRAGAGTLLRLPSERLDFSMAEALNQEFLATRSNEKQELQELNDRFANFIEKVRFLEQQNAALRGELSQARGQEPARADQLCQQELRELRRELELLGRERDRVQLERDGLAEDLAALKQRLEEETRKREDAEHNLVLFRKDVDDATLSRLELERKIESLMDEIEFLKKLHDEELRDLQVNVESQQLQQVEVEATVKPELTAALRDIRAQYENIAAKNLQEAEEWYKSKYADLSDAANRNHEALRQAKQEMNESRRQIQSLTCEVDGLRGTNEALLRQLRELEEQFALEAGGYQAGAARLEEELRQLKEEMARHLREYQELLNVKMALDIEIATYRKLLEGEESRA